In a genomic window of Streptomyces roseoviridis:
- the purE gene encoding 5-(carboxyamino)imidazole ribonucleotide mutase — MGSDSDWSVMEAAAQALDEFEIGYEVNVLSAHRMPREMIEYGEQADGRGLKAIIAGAGGAAHLPGMLASVTPLPVIGVPVPLKYLDGMDSLLSIVQMPAGVPVATVSVAGARNAGLLAARILAAHDPELRARMRDFQQELNDQATEKGKRLRQKVEGSSSFGFAR; from the coding sequence ATGGGATCCGACTCGGACTGGTCCGTGATGGAGGCCGCGGCGCAGGCCCTGGACGAGTTCGAGATCGGGTACGAGGTCAACGTCCTCTCCGCACACCGCATGCCCCGCGAGATGATCGAGTACGGCGAGCAGGCCGACGGCCGCGGCCTGAAGGCGATCATCGCGGGCGCGGGCGGCGCCGCCCATCTGCCGGGCATGCTCGCCTCCGTCACCCCGCTGCCGGTCATCGGCGTCCCGGTGCCGCTGAAGTACCTCGACGGCATGGACTCGCTGCTGTCCATCGTGCAGATGCCGGCCGGCGTTCCGGTCGCCACGGTCTCCGTCGCCGGCGCCCGCAACGCGGGCCTGCTCGCCGCCCGCATCCTCGCGGCGCACGACCCGGAGCTGCGTGCCCGCATGCGGGACTTCCAGCAGGAGCTCAACGACCAGGCGACCGAAAAGGGCAAGCGGCTCCGGCAGAAGGTCGAGGGCTCGTCCTCCTTCGGGTTCGCGCGGTGA
- a CDS encoding peptide MFS transporter yields the protein MASSLTTASSGTPGSEKTFFGHPRGLATLFMTEMWERFSWYGMRAILVLYLVAAVLDGPLEEREALAASIYGVYNAVVYMAAMPGGWVADRLWGARKAVLVGGIVIAAGHFTLAIPSDTAFFAGLALIAAGTGLLKPNISAMVGGLYEGQPSARRDAGFTLFYMSINIGGMVAPLVVGYLGENVNWHLGFAVAGIGMTLAVVQYVLGSRHLGDVGKEPGTPATPEEKRNALRKVLLWSGLAVAALALDVVLGTYDIEHIVNVLAVLGIVVPVVYFVAMYRNPALTADDKPKIKAFAWFFATAVLFWMIYDQSGSLLTLFADGKTDRMIGGWEFPASWYQSVNPMMVIVLAPVFAALWVKLAQRNREPSTPMKFALAMLLIGGSFAIMGLAGAAAANSETGKVTVFWLLSVYLVQTIGEMCLSPVGLSLSTKLAPKQFVGQIMGLWFLATATGNALNGWTTKLNEPLGDALYYSLWAVVAVAAGLTFMMAGKKIRALMGDVR from the coding sequence ATGGCGTCCAGCCTGACGACGGCTTCCTCCGGAACCCCCGGTTCCGAGAAGACGTTCTTCGGCCACCCTCGGGGCCTGGCCACTCTCTTCATGACCGAGATGTGGGAGCGCTTCTCCTGGTACGGGATGCGCGCCATCCTGGTGCTCTACCTGGTCGCCGCCGTTCTCGACGGCCCCCTGGAGGAGCGCGAGGCGCTGGCCGCCTCCATCTACGGCGTGTACAACGCGGTCGTCTACATGGCCGCGATGCCGGGCGGCTGGGTCGCCGACCGCCTGTGGGGCGCCCGCAAGGCCGTGCTCGTCGGCGGCATCGTCATCGCCGCGGGCCACTTCACCCTGGCCATCCCCTCGGACACGGCGTTCTTCGCGGGCCTCGCGCTCATCGCCGCCGGTACGGGTCTGCTGAAGCCGAACATCTCGGCCATGGTCGGCGGCCTGTACGAGGGGCAGCCGAGCGCCCGCCGTGACGCCGGCTTCACGCTCTTCTACATGTCGATCAACATCGGCGGCATGGTCGCGCCGCTGGTCGTCGGCTACCTGGGCGAGAACGTCAACTGGCACCTCGGCTTCGCCGTCGCCGGCATCGGCATGACGCTCGCCGTCGTCCAGTACGTCCTGGGCTCCCGCCACCTCGGTGACGTCGGCAAGGAGCCGGGCACCCCGGCGACTCCCGAGGAGAAGCGCAACGCCCTGCGCAAGGTCCTGCTGTGGAGCGGCCTGGCCGTCGCCGCGCTCGCCCTCGACGTCGTGCTCGGCACGTACGACATCGAGCACATCGTGAACGTGCTCGCGGTCCTCGGCATCGTCGTGCCGGTCGTCTACTTCGTCGCCATGTACCGCAACCCGGCGCTGACGGCCGACGACAAGCCCAAGATCAAGGCGTTCGCGTGGTTCTTCGCCACCGCCGTCCTGTTCTGGATGATCTACGACCAGTCGGGTTCGCTGCTCACGCTCTTCGCTGACGGCAAGACCGACCGCATGATCGGCGGCTGGGAGTTCCCGGCGTCCTGGTACCAGTCGGTGAACCCGATGATGGTCATCGTCCTGGCGCCGGTCTTCGCGGCCCTGTGGGTCAAGCTGGCCCAGCGGAACCGCGAGCCCAGCACCCCCATGAAGTTCGCCCTCGCGATGCTGCTCATCGGCGGCTCGTTCGCGATCATGGGCCTGGCGGGCGCCGCCGCGGCCAACAGCGAGACCGGCAAGGTCACCGTCTTCTGGCTGCTGAGCGTCTACCTCGTCCAGACCATCGGTGAGATGTGCCTGTCCCCGGTCGGCCTGTCCCTGTCGACGAAGCTGGCCCCGAAGCAGTTCGTCGGCCAGATCATGGGCCTGTGGTTCCTCGCCACCGCGACGGGCAACGCCCTGAACGGCTGGACCACCAAGCTGAACGAGCCGCTGGGCGACGCGCTGTACTACTCGCTGTGGGCCGTCGTCGCGGTCGCGGCGGGCCTGACCTTCATGATGGCGGGCAAGAAGATCCGCGCCCTCATGGGCGACGTGCGCTGA
- a CDS encoding response regulator transcription factor, with protein MTRVLLAEDDASISEPLARALRREGYEVEVREDGPTALDAGLQGGIDLVVLDLGLPGMDGLEVARRLRADGHTVPILVLTARADEVDTVVGLDAGADDYVTKPFRLAELLARVRALLRRGATEPAVPPTTHGVRIDVESHRAWMGEEELQLTAKEFDLLRVLVRDAGRVVTRDQLMREVWDTTWWSSTKTLDMHISWLRKKLGDDAANPRYIATVRGVGFRFEKS; from the coding sequence ATGACCCGTGTACTGCTCGCCGAGGACGACGCCTCCATCTCGGAACCGCTGGCCCGTGCCCTGCGGCGGGAGGGATACGAGGTCGAGGTGCGGGAGGACGGACCCACCGCTCTCGACGCCGGACTGCAGGGCGGGATCGACCTGGTCGTGCTCGACCTCGGGCTGCCCGGCATGGACGGCCTGGAGGTCGCCCGGCGGCTGCGCGCGGACGGCCACACGGTGCCGATCCTGGTGCTCACCGCCCGCGCCGACGAGGTCGACACGGTCGTCGGCCTGGACGCCGGCGCCGACGACTACGTCACCAAGCCCTTCCGCCTCGCCGAGCTGCTCGCCCGCGTCCGGGCCCTGCTGCGGCGCGGCGCCACCGAGCCCGCCGTCCCGCCCACCACCCACGGCGTGCGGATCGACGTCGAGTCGCACCGCGCCTGGATGGGCGAGGAAGAGCTCCAGCTCACCGCCAAGGAGTTCGACCTGCTCCGGGTCCTCGTCCGCGACGCGGGCCGGGTCGTCACCCGCGACCAGCTGATGCGCGAGGTCTGGGACACCACCTGGTGGTCCTCCACCAAGACCCTCGACATGCACATCTCCTGGCTGCGCAAGAAGCTCGGCGACGACGCGGCGAACCCCCGCTACATCGCCACCGTCCGCGGCGTCGGCTTCCGCTTCGAGAAGAGCTAG
- a CDS encoding ATP-binding protein: MRRRLINSTLAVVLVVIAVFGVSLVIVETRTISSSAQESVDSEALRIVSIVDSRLIGGEPVNPDILAEQSGAKRYAEIRIPGRPSIEIGERPAGDVIRGLAEGERGETVIVEESRSVVTAEVGRTLLIIGAVALLAVVAAVLLAVRQANKLASPLTDLAETAERLGSGDPRPRHRRYGVPELDRVADVLDASAERIARMLTAERRLAADASHQLRTPLTALSMRLEEVAVADDLATVKEEATIALTQVERLTDVVERLLTNSRDPRTGSAVAFDLDEVIKQQIEEWRPAYRSAGRAIVHSGKQGMRAVGTPGAVAQVLAALIENSLMHGGGTVALRTRVTGNQSVIEVTDEGPGVPADLGARIFERAVSGRSSTGIGLAVARDLAEADGGRLELLQQQPPVFALFLSREVRSDRERDGERPVR; encoded by the coding sequence GTGCGCCGCCGCCTGATCAACTCCACGCTCGCCGTGGTCCTCGTCGTCATCGCCGTCTTCGGGGTCTCCCTGGTGATCGTCGAGACCCGCACCATCTCCAGCAGCGCCCAGGAGAGCGTGGACTCGGAGGCGCTGCGGATCGTCTCCATCGTGGACAGCCGGCTGATCGGCGGCGAGCCGGTCAACCCCGACATCCTGGCCGAGCAGAGCGGCGCCAAGCGGTACGCGGAGATCCGGATCCCCGGCCGCCCCTCCATCGAGATCGGCGAACGCCCCGCCGGCGACGTCATCCGGGGCCTGGCCGAGGGCGAGCGCGGCGAGACCGTGATCGTCGAGGAGTCCCGCTCCGTCGTCACCGCCGAGGTCGGCCGCACGCTCCTGATCATCGGCGCCGTGGCCCTGCTCGCCGTCGTGGCCGCCGTCCTGCTCGCCGTACGCCAGGCGAACAAGCTGGCCTCCCCGCTCACCGACCTCGCCGAGACCGCCGAGCGGCTCGGCTCCGGCGACCCGCGCCCCCGGCACCGGCGGTACGGGGTGCCGGAGCTGGACCGGGTCGCCGACGTGCTCGACGCCTCCGCCGAGCGGATCGCCCGCATGCTCACCGCCGAGCGCCGGCTCGCCGCCGACGCCTCCCACCAGCTCCGTACGCCCCTGACCGCGCTCTCCATGCGCCTGGAGGAGGTCGCCGTCGCCGACGACCTCGCCACCGTCAAGGAGGAGGCGACGATCGCCCTCACCCAGGTCGAGCGGCTCACCGACGTCGTGGAACGGCTGCTGACGAACTCCCGCGACCCGCGGACGGGCTCGGCCGTCGCCTTCGACCTGGACGAAGTGATCAAGCAGCAGATCGAGGAGTGGCGGCCGGCCTACCGCAGCGCCGGCCGCGCCATCGTCCACTCCGGCAAACAGGGCATGCGGGCCGTCGGCACCCCCGGCGCCGTCGCCCAGGTCCTGGCCGCCCTGATCGAGAACTCGCTCATGCACGGCGGCGGCACGGTCGCCCTGCGCACCCGGGTGACCGGCAACCAGTCCGTGATCGAGGTGACCGACGAGGGCCCGGGCGTGCCCGCCGACCTCGGTGCGCGGATCTTCGAGCGGGCGGTCAGCGGCCGCAGCTCCACCGGCATCGGCCTGGCCGTCGCCCGGGACCTCGCGGAGGCCGACGGCGGGCGCCTGGAACTGCTCCAGCAGCAGCCGCCGGTCTTCGCGCTCTTCCTCAGCCGCGAGGTCAGGAGCGACAGGGAACGGGACGGGGAGCGCCCCGTCCGCTGA
- a CDS encoding acyl-CoA dehydrogenase family protein yields MGGSADFDLYRPSEEHDMLRETVRALAEAKIAPFAAAVDEEGRFPQEALEALVAADLHAVHVPETYGGAGADALATVIVIEEVARACGSSSLIPAVNKLGSLPVILSGSEELKKKYLGPLAKGDAMFSYCLSEPDAGSDAAGMKTRAVRDGDHWILNGVKRWITNAGVSQYYTVMAVTDPEKRSKGISAFVVEKDDEGVSFGAPEKKLGIKGSPTREVYLDNVRIPADRMIGAEGTGFATAMKTLDHTRITIAAQAIGIAQGALDYAKGYVTERKQFGKPIADFQGVQFMLADMAMKLEAARQLTYAAAAKSERVDGDLTFFGAAAKCFASDVAMEVTTDAVQLLGGYGYTRDYPVERMMRDAKITQIYEGTNQVQRIVMARNLP; encoded by the coding sequence GTGGGCGGATCCGCCGATTTCGACCTGTATCGCCCGTCGGAGGAGCACGACATGCTCCGTGAGACGGTCCGTGCGCTGGCGGAGGCGAAGATCGCGCCGTTCGCCGCGGCGGTGGACGAGGAGGGCCGGTTCCCCCAGGAGGCCCTGGAGGCGCTGGTCGCGGCCGACCTGCACGCGGTGCACGTGCCGGAGACCTACGGCGGCGCGGGCGCGGACGCGCTGGCCACGGTGATCGTGATCGAGGAGGTGGCCCGTGCCTGCGGTTCCTCCTCGCTGATCCCGGCCGTGAACAAGCTGGGCTCGCTGCCGGTGATCCTGTCCGGCTCGGAGGAGCTGAAGAAGAAGTACCTCGGCCCGCTGGCCAAGGGCGACGCGATGTTCTCCTACTGCCTGTCCGAGCCGGACGCCGGCTCCGACGCGGCCGGGATGAAGACCCGCGCCGTGCGCGACGGCGACCACTGGATCCTCAACGGCGTCAAGCGGTGGATCACCAACGCCGGCGTGTCGCAGTACTACACCGTGATGGCCGTCACCGACCCCGAGAAGCGGTCCAAGGGCATCAGCGCCTTCGTGGTGGAGAAGGACGACGAGGGCGTGTCTTTCGGCGCCCCGGAGAAGAAGCTCGGCATCAAGGGCTCCCCGACCCGCGAGGTCTACCTCGACAACGTCCGCATCCCCGCCGACCGCATGATCGGCGCCGAGGGCACCGGCTTCGCCACCGCGATGAAGACCCTCGACCACACCCGCATCACCATCGCCGCCCAGGCCATCGGCATCGCCCAGGGCGCCCTCGACTACGCCAAGGGCTACGTCACCGAGCGCAAGCAGTTCGGCAAGCCCATCGCCGACTTCCAGGGTGTGCAGTTCATGCTCGCCGACATGGCCATGAAGCTCGAAGCCGCCCGCCAGCTCACCTACGCCGCCGCCGCCAAGTCCGAACGCGTCGACGGCGACCTGACCTTCTTCGGCGCCGCCGCCAAGTGCTTCGCCTCCGACGTCGCCATGGAGGTCACCACCGACGCCGTCCAGCTCCTCGGCGGCTACGGCTACACCCGCGACTACCCCGTCGAGCGCATGATGCGCGACGCCAAGATCACCCAGATCTACGAAGGCACCAACCAGGTCCAGCGCATCGTCATGGCCCGCAACCTCCCGTAG
- a CDS encoding 5-(carboxyamino)imidazole ribonucleotide synthase, whose translation MTFPVVGMVGGGQLARMTHEAGIPLGIKFKLLSDTPQDSAAQVVSDVVIGDYRDLDTLRDFARGCDVITFDHEHVPAEHLAVLEADGVVVRPGRAALAHAQDKGVMRAKLDEIGAPSPRHRIVADPADAAAFAAEVGGFPIILKTVRGGYDGKGVWFVRSEADAHDPFRAGVPVLAEEKVDFARELAANIVRSPHGQAVAYPVVESRQVDGVCDTVIAPAPDLDDELAGQAQELALRIAKELDVIGHLAVELFQTRDGRILVNELAMRPHNSGHWTQDGAVTSQFANHVRAVLDLPLGDPRPRAKWTVMCNVLGGDYPDMYAAYLHCMARDPQLKIHMYGKDVKPGRKVGHVNTYGDDLDDVLERARHAADYLRGTIVE comes from the coding sequence GTGACGTTCCCGGTAGTCGGCATGGTCGGTGGCGGTCAGCTCGCCCGTATGACCCACGAGGCGGGCATCCCCCTCGGCATCAAGTTCAAGCTGCTCAGTGACACCCCGCAGGACTCGGCGGCCCAGGTGGTCAGCGACGTCGTCATCGGCGACTATCGCGACCTGGACACGCTGCGTGACTTCGCGCGCGGCTGCGACGTGATCACCTTCGATCACGAGCACGTGCCCGCGGAGCACCTGGCGGTCCTGGAGGCGGACGGCGTCGTCGTCCGGCCCGGCCGCGCGGCCCTCGCGCACGCCCAGGACAAGGGGGTGATGCGGGCGAAGCTCGACGAGATCGGCGCGCCCAGCCCCCGCCACCGCATCGTGGCCGACCCGGCCGACGCGGCGGCCTTCGCCGCCGAGGTGGGCGGCTTCCCGATCATCCTGAAGACCGTGCGCGGCGGCTACGACGGCAAGGGCGTCTGGTTCGTGCGCTCCGAGGCGGACGCCCACGACCCGTTCCGCGCGGGCGTGCCGGTCCTCGCCGAGGAGAAGGTCGACTTCGCGCGCGAGCTCGCCGCGAACATCGTCCGCTCCCCGCACGGCCAGGCCGTGGCCTACCCGGTGGTCGAGTCCCGCCAGGTCGACGGCGTCTGCGACACCGTGATCGCGCCCGCGCCCGACCTCGACGACGAGCTCGCCGGCCAGGCGCAGGAGCTGGCCCTGCGCATCGCCAAGGAGCTGGACGTCATCGGTCACCTGGCCGTCGAGCTCTTCCAGACCCGTGACGGCCGCATCCTCGTCAACGAGCTCGCCATGCGCCCGCACAACTCCGGCCACTGGACCCAGGACGGCGCGGTCACCTCGCAGTTCGCCAACCACGTCCGGGCCGTCCTCGACCTTCCGCTGGGCGACCCGCGCCCGCGCGCGAAGTGGACCGTGATGTGCAACGTCCTCGGCGGCGACTACCCGGACATGTACGCGGCGTACCTGCACTGCATGGCCCGGGACCCCCAGCTCAAGATCCACATGTACGGCAAGGACGTGAAGCCCGGACGCAAGGTCGGCCACGTCAACACCTACGGCGACGACCTCGACGACGTGCTGGAGCGCGCCCGTCACGCCGCCGACTACCTGCGAGGGACGATCGTTGAGTAA
- a CDS encoding GtrA family protein, whose protein sequence is MSEPGALRMRVDRLVREVAKFGVVGGLGVLVNLAVFNLVRHVTDLPVVRASIIATVVAILFNYVGFRYFTYRDRDKSGRTKEMALFLLFSVVGMVIENGVLYTATYGFGWDGPLQSNFFKFFGIGVATLFRFWSYRTWVFKALPAKEAVQTAESFLEQAPRQATRKQPDRV, encoded by the coding sequence ATGAGTGAACCCGGCGCGTTGCGCATGCGAGTGGACCGGCTCGTCCGCGAGGTCGCCAAGTTCGGCGTGGTCGGCGGACTGGGCGTGCTGGTGAACCTGGCCGTCTTCAACCTGGTCCGCCACGTCACCGATCTCCCCGTCGTACGGGCGAGCATCATCGCCACGGTCGTGGCGATCCTCTTCAACTACGTGGGGTTCCGTTACTTCACGTACCGCGACCGCGACAAGTCCGGCCGCACCAAGGAAATGGCGCTGTTCCTGCTGTTCAGCGTCGTCGGCATGGTCATCGAGAACGGGGTGCTCTACACGGCGACGTACGGCTTCGGCTGGGACGGCCCGCTGCAGAGCAACTTCTTCAAGTTCTTCGGCATCGGCGTCGCGACCCTGTTCCGCTTCTGGTCGTACCGGACGTGGGTGTTCAAGGCGCTGCCGGCGAAGGAGGCGGTGCAGACCGCCGAATCGTTCCTGGAGCAGGCTCCCCGCCAGGCCACCCGCAAGCAGCCCGACCGGGTCTGA
- a CDS encoding UDP-glucose/GDP-mannose dehydrogenase family protein has translation MALKITVIGTGYLGATHAAAMAELGFEVLGLDVVPEKIELLAAGRVPMYEPGLEELLARHVAGIEGSSGRLRFTTSWEEVGAFGDVHFVCVNTPQKHGEYACDMSHVDAAFASLAAVVREGSLVVGKSTVPVGSAGRLAAVLPEGVDLAWNPEFLREGFAVRDTLHPDRIVVGVPAGASGERAEKTLREVYAVPVGEGSPFVVTDYPTAELVKTSANSFLATKISFINAMAEVCEAAGGDVVKLAEAIGHDERIGSKFLRAGIGFGGGCLPKDIRAFMARAGELGADQALTFLREIDSINMRRRASMVEMAREALGGGFLGKRVAVLGATFKPDSDDVRDSPALNVAGQIHLQGGQVTVYDPKGMDNARRLFPTLGYADSALDAVRGADVVLHLTEWREFRDALDPAELAEAAASPVILDGRNALDPARWREAGWTYRAMGRPRA, from the coding sequence ATGGCCCTCAAGATCACCGTGATCGGCACCGGCTACCTCGGCGCCACCCACGCCGCGGCCATGGCGGAGCTGGGCTTCGAGGTCCTCGGCCTCGACGTCGTACCCGAGAAGATCGAACTGCTCGCGGCCGGCCGCGTCCCCATGTACGAGCCGGGTCTGGAGGAACTCCTCGCGCGGCACGTCGCGGGCATCGAGGGCTCCAGCGGGCGGCTGCGGTTCACGACCTCCTGGGAGGAGGTCGGCGCCTTCGGCGACGTCCACTTCGTCTGCGTGAACACCCCGCAGAAGCACGGCGAGTACGCGTGCGACATGAGCCACGTCGACGCCGCCTTCGCCTCGCTGGCCGCCGTGGTCCGCGAGGGCTCGCTCGTCGTGGGCAAGTCGACCGTGCCCGTCGGCTCCGCCGGGCGGCTCGCCGCCGTGCTGCCGGAGGGCGTCGACCTCGCCTGGAACCCCGAGTTCCTGCGCGAGGGCTTCGCCGTGCGGGACACCCTGCATCCCGACCGGATCGTGGTCGGCGTGCCCGCGGGCGCGAGCGGGGAGCGGGCCGAGAAGACGCTGCGCGAGGTGTACGCGGTGCCGGTGGGCGAGGGCTCGCCCTTCGTCGTCACCGACTACCCGACGGCCGAACTGGTGAAGACGTCCGCCAACTCCTTCCTCGCCACCAAGATCTCCTTCATCAACGCAATGGCCGAGGTGTGCGAGGCGGCGGGCGGCGACGTCGTCAAGCTCGCCGAGGCGATCGGGCACGACGAGCGGATCGGCAGCAAGTTCCTGCGGGCCGGCATCGGCTTCGGCGGCGGCTGCCTGCCGAAGGACATCCGGGCGTTCATGGCCCGGGCCGGCGAGCTGGGCGCCGACCAGGCGCTCACGTTCCTGCGCGAGATCGACTCCATCAACATGCGGCGCCGCGCGTCCATGGTGGAGATGGCCCGCGAGGCGCTCGGCGGCGGCTTCCTCGGCAAGCGGGTGGCGGTGCTCGGCGCCACCTTCAAGCCGGACTCGGACGACGTCCGCGACTCGCCCGCGCTGAACGTGGCCGGCCAGATCCACCTCCAGGGCGGCCAGGTCACCGTCTACGACCCCAAGGGCATGGACAACGCCCGCCGCCTCTTCCCCACCCTCGGCTACGCGGACTCGGCCCTCGACGCGGTCCGGGGCGCGGACGTGGTGCTCCACCTGACCGAGTGGCGCGAGTTCCGTGACGCGCTCGACCCCGCGGAGCTGGCGGAGGCCGCCGCCTCCCCGGTCATCCTGGACGGCCGCAACGCGCTGGACCCGGCACGGTGGCGCGAGGCGGGCTGGACGTACCGGGCGATGGGGCGCCCGCGGGCCTGA
- a CDS encoding dipeptidase, which translates to MASAPVADGHNDLPWALREHCGYDLDRLDIARDQRGALHTDLARLRAGGVGAQFWSVYVPCRLTGDNAVSATLEQIDAVDRLLARYPSELAPALTADDMEQARQEGRIASLKGAEGGHSINNSLATLRALHTLGVRYLTLTHNDNNDWADSATDAPRAGGLTAFGREVVREMNRCGMLVDLSHVAASTMRDALDTTVAPVIFSHSSARAVCDHPRNIPDDVLERLPGNGGVAMATFVPKFILPAAVEWTARADDNLRAHGFDHLDTTPEAMRLHRAFEAENPRPIATAATVADHLDHMREVAGVDHIGIGGDYDGTAFTPAGLDDVAGYPNLIAELLTRGWSRADLAKLTWSNAVRVLRDAEAVAREQQALRGPSVATIASLD; encoded by the coding sequence CTGGCCTCGGCCCCCGTGGCCGACGGCCACAACGACCTGCCCTGGGCCCTGCGCGAGCACTGCGGCTACGACCTCGACCGGCTCGACATCGCCCGCGACCAGCGCGGAGCGCTCCACACCGACCTCGCCCGGCTGCGCGCCGGGGGCGTCGGCGCGCAGTTCTGGTCGGTGTACGTGCCCTGCCGGCTCACCGGCGACAACGCCGTCAGCGCCACCCTGGAGCAGATCGACGCCGTCGACCGGCTCCTCGCGCGCTACCCGTCCGAGCTCGCGCCCGCGCTGACCGCCGACGACATGGAGCAGGCCCGCCAGGAGGGCCGGATCGCCTCCCTCAAGGGTGCCGAGGGCGGCCACTCCATCAACAACTCCCTCGCCACCCTGCGCGCGCTGCACACCCTGGGCGTGCGCTACCTGACGCTCACCCACAACGACAACAACGACTGGGCCGACTCGGCGACCGACGCGCCCCGGGCCGGCGGCCTGACGGCCTTCGGCCGCGAGGTCGTCCGCGAGATGAACCGCTGCGGCATGCTCGTCGACCTGTCGCACGTCGCCGCCTCGACGATGCGGGACGCCCTGGACACCACCGTCGCGCCGGTGATCTTCTCGCACTCCTCGGCGCGCGCGGTCTGCGACCACCCGCGCAACATCCCCGACGACGTGCTGGAGCGGCTGCCCGGCAACGGCGGCGTCGCGATGGCGACCTTCGTGCCCAAGTTCATCCTCCCCGCCGCCGTCGAGTGGACCGCGCGGGCCGACGACAACCTGCGCGCGCACGGCTTCGACCACCTCGACACCACCCCGGAGGCGATGCGGCTGCACCGTGCCTTCGAGGCGGAGAACCCGCGCCCGATCGCGACCGCCGCCACGGTCGCCGACCACCTCGACCACATGCGCGAGGTCGCCGGCGTCGACCACATCGGCATCGGCGGCGACTACGACGGCACCGCGTTCACCCCGGCCGGCCTGGACGACGTCGCCGGCTACCCGAACCTGATCGCCGAGCTCCTCACCCGCGGCTGGTCCCGCGCCGACCTGGCGAAGCTGACCTGGTCCAACGCGGTGCGGGTGCTGCGCGACGCGGAGGCGGTGGCCCGCGAGCAGCAGGCGCTGCGCGGCCCGTCCGTCGCGACGATCGCGTCCCTGGACTGA
- a CDS encoding membrane dipeptidase yields the protein MADLLDDPPTTPCGDPGAPGRARPPLAACPVFEGHTEPPRRTGPDPGPDRDPDPDDLPVRAPETGAQFWSLHVDADDSVLATLRRIDAARTLVAACPEELRLAHSTSEIEHARNCGRVAVLLGPVSWAAVGGSAAVLRAYHALGVRVVGLDRFDGFAREAVREMNRLGLLVDLAGADADTVRQTLAVSRAPVVLTRAEPDGMPDEVLRLLGEKGGVCMVPVTPDEAATADRLDRVRTLAGPGALGLSGPESPATGYGPLFAELLRRDWPSADLIALSHGNATRALRETEFRARATRLKTP from the coding sequence ATGGCAGATCTGCTGGACGATCCCCCCACCACGCCGTGCGGCGACCCCGGTGCTCCCGGACGGGCCCGGCCCCCGCTCGCGGCCTGCCCGGTCTTCGAGGGACACACGGAACCGCCCCGCCGAACGGGCCCCGACCCCGGCCCGGACCGGGATCCGGACCCGGACGACCTTCCGGTACGGGCCCCGGAGACCGGGGCCCAGTTCTGGTCCCTCCACGTGGACGCCGACGACAGCGTGCTCGCCACCCTGCGCCGGATCGACGCGGCCCGGACGCTCGTGGCGGCCTGCCCCGAGGAGCTGCGCCTCGCGCACTCCACCTCGGAGATCGAGCACGCCCGCAACTGCGGCCGGGTCGCCGTGCTGCTGGGGCCGGTGAGCTGGGCGGCGGTCGGCGGTTCTGCCGCGGTCCTGCGGGCCTACCACGCGCTGGGGGTCCGCGTGGTCGGCCTCGACCGCTTCGACGGCTTCGCCCGCGAGGCGGTACGGGAGATGAACCGCCTCGGCCTCCTCGTCGACCTCGCCGGGGCCGACGCCGACACCGTCCGCCAGACCCTCGCCGTGAGCCGGGCCCCGGTCGTCCTCACCCGCGCGGAACCGGACGGCATGCCGGACGAGGTGCTGCGGCTGCTGGGGGAGAAGGGCGGCGTCTGCATGGTCCCGGTCACCCCGGACGAGGCCGCGACGGCCGACCGCCTGGACCGCGTCCGCACCCTCGCGGGCCCCGGAGCCCTCGGCCTGTCCGGCCCCGAGTCCCCCGCCACCGGCTACGGCCCCCTCTTCGCGGAGCTCCTCCGCCGCGACTGGCCGTCGGCCGACCTGATCGCCCTCTCCCACGGCAACGCGACCCGTGCCCTCCGGGAGACGGAGTTCCGCGCGAGGGCGACCCGCCTGAAGACGCCCTAG